One genomic window of Cannabis sativa cultivar Pink pepper isolate KNU-18-1 chromosome 2, ASM2916894v1, whole genome shotgun sequence includes the following:
- the LOC115718711 gene encoding protein PIN-LIKES 3 yields the protein MELLGLFVTASMPVLKVLLLTGLGSYLALDSVNILGKDAIKYLNTIVFYVFNPALVGSSLANTVTYDSMIKLWFMPVNVLITFIIGSLLGWIVIHFTRPPQHLRGLILGCCAAGNLGNLPLIIIPALCKEKGSPFGDSDVCYSYGMAYVSLSMAIGAIYLWSYVYNIVRVSSTSINDIKSSRESLEEPLLLPSPEDVALQVGDSESSGIKQLRLVKLFRELNLKALLAPSTIGAIIGYIIGVVPLFRKSLIGSGAPLRVIQDSAVLLGDGAIPALTLIIGGNLLRGLRGEGIQKSLVVGIVVARYIALPLTGILVVKGAVHLGLVQQEPLYQFVLLLQFVVPPAMNIGTMTQLFGAGEKECSVIMFWTYALASISLTIWCTYFMWLVTTS from the exons ATGGAGCTTTTGGGGCTCTTCGTTACAGCATCTATGCCAGTCTTGAAAGTTCTATTGCTTACCGGACTTGGTTCTTATCTTGCTTTAGATAGCGTTAATATTTTGGGGAAAGATGCCATCAAATATTTAAACACA ATTGTTTTTTATGTATTCAATCCTGCGCTTGTGGGATCCAGCCTCGCAAATACCGTAACATATGATAGCATGATCAAGTT GTGGTTTATGCCTGTAAATGTTCTCATTACATTTATTATTGGTTCATTACTTGGATGGATTGTTATTCACTTTACAAGACCACCTCAACACTTGCGAGGCCTCATTTTGGGTTGTTGTGCTGCAG GAAATTTGGGGAACTTGCCTCTCATTATAATCCCAGCACTTTGTAAAGAAAAAGGAAGCCCCTTTGGAGACTCTGATGTCTGTTATTCTTATGGGATGGCTTATGTTTCCCTTTCAATGGCA ATTGGAGCCATATATTTATGGTCTTATGTGTATAACATTGTTCGTGTATCTTCAACAAGTATAAATGACATCAAGTCTTCGAGGGAATCATTAGAAGAACCACTACTACTTCCTTCCCCTGAGGATGTTGCATTGCAG GTGGGGGACTCAGAAAGTTCAGGGATAAAACAACTACGTTTGGTGAAACTGTTTAGAGAGTTAAATCTCAAGGCATTGTTGGCCCCTTCAACTATTGGAGCG ATTATTGGATACATAATTGGAGTGGTTCCTCTATTCCGAAAATCATTGATAGGAAGTGGTGCTCCACTTAGAGTGATCCAGGACTCTGCTGTTTTGTTGGG GGATGGAGCCATCCCAGCCCTGACACTTATAATTGGAGGAAATCTTCTTAGAG GTCTAAGAGGAGAGGGAATCCAGAAATCTCTAGTTGTTGGCATTGTAGTAGCTCGTTACATAGCCCTGCCTTTGACAGGCATACTAGTTGTTAAGGGGGCAGTTCACTTGGGTCTGGTGCAGCAAGAACCATTGTACCAGTTTGTTCTTCTTCTACAATTTGTAGTACCACCTGCTATGAACATAG GAACCATGACACAGTTGTTTGGAGCTGGAGAGAAAGAATGTTCTGTTATCATGTTTTGGACTTATGCCTTAGCATCAATTTCACTTACTATTTGGTGCACATATTTCATGTGGCTTGTGACGACAAGTTGA
- the LOC115718442 gene encoding putative pentatricopeptide repeat-containing protein At5g40405, which yields MMSSLGSIAKHPTITLIDALTTLKELKQVHAQLLANGLLNDHHLLGQFVATIALHNPKNLTYSDQLLTNYDTPTLFSFNSMIRAYSKSSTPHKSFHFYNRILRSLNNLSPDNYTFNFLIRTCAQLLARETGPSVHGALVKYGFENDPHIQSGLIFMYAELGCLNSCHKVFGGISSPDVVCQTAMVSACAKCGDLGFARDLFDEMPGRDSIAWNAMIAGYAQRGKSREALSLFYLMQMEGVKVNEVSMVSVLSACSHLGALDQGRWAHAYIEKNKLRVTVNLGTALIDMYAKCGAMDKAMEVFWGMKEKNVFTWSSAMGGLAMNGFGEKCLELFSLMKKDGVQPNEVTFVAVLRGCSVVGLVDEGKEHFSSMKTSYGIEPEIEHYGCLVDLYGRAGRVVEALNVINSMPMQPHAAAWGALLNACRMYKNLELGELASRKIVELESKNHGAYVLLSNIYADSKKWDGVSNVRQIMKSKGVKKIPGCSVIEVDGEVHEFFVGDKSHPRYNEIEIMLGEISRRLKLFGYVANTNPVLFDIEEEEKEDALCKHSEKVAIAFGLISLREGVPIRIVKNLRVCWDCHEVTKIISKVFNREIIVRDRNRFHHFKDGQCSCRGYW from the coding sequence ATGATGAGCTCCTTAGGATCCATTGCGAAACACCCAACAATTACTCTGATAGACGCACTCACCACTCTCAAGGAGCTCAAGCAAGTCCATGCCCAACTCCTTGCTAACGGTCTCCTTAACGACCACCATTTATTGGGCCAATTCGTGGCCACCATTGCCCTTCACAACCCCAAAAATCTCACCTACTCTGACCAACTCCTCACCAATTATGACACCCCAACACTCTTCTCTTTCAACTCCATGATCAGAGCTTACTCCAAAAGCTCCACACCCCACAAAAGCTTTCACTTTTACAACAGAATTCTCCGCTCTCTTAACAATCTTTCCCCTGATAACTACACCTTCAACTTCTTGATTCGAACGTGTGCCCAACTGTTAGCACGTGAGACTGGCCCCTCGGTTCATGGAGCTCTTGTGAAATATGGGTTTGAGAATGACCCGCATATTCAAAGTGGGTTGATTTTCATGTATGCTGAATTGGGTTGCTTGAATTCGTGTCATAAGGTGTTTGGAGGGATTTCTAGCCCTGATGTAGTGTGTCAAACGGCCATGGTTAGTGCTTGTGCGAAATGTGGTGATCTTGGGTTTGCCCGGGACCTGTTTGATGAAATGCCGGGGAGAGATTCCATTGCTTGGAATGCTATGATTGCGGGGTATGCTCAACGTGGGAAGTCGAGGGAGGCATTGAGTTTGTTTTACTTGATGCAAATGGAAGGAGTTAAGGTGAATGAGGTGTCTATGGTGTCTGTGTTATCTGCGTGTTCTCACTTAGGGGCATTGGATCAAGGGAGATGGGCTCATGCGTATATAGAGAAAAACAAGTTGAGGGTGACAGTGAATTTGGGGACGGCGCTCATTGATATGTATGCAAAATGCGGGGCCATGGATAAGGCTATGGAAGTCTTTTGGGGAATGAAGGAAAAGAATGTGTTCACATGGAGTAGTGCCATGGGAGGACTAGCCATGAATGGATTTGGAGAGAAGTGTCTTGAGCTTTTTTCCCTCATGAAAAAAGATGGGGTTCAACCAAATGAAGTAACATTTGTGGCAGTTTTAAGGGGTTGTAGTGTGGTTGGACTAGTTGACGAAGGTAAAGAGCATTTTTCTTCAATGAAAACATCCTACGGAATTGAACCTGAGATTGAGCATTATGGCTGCTTGGTTGATTTGTATGGTCGAGCTGGGCGGGTAGTTGAAGCCCTAAACGTCATTAATAGCATGCCTATGCAGCCTCATGCTGCTGCTTGGGGTGCTTTGCTTAATGCTTGTAGAATGTACAAAAATTTGGAGTTGGGCGAGTTGGCCTCGAGAAAAATTGTAGAGTTGGAGTCCAAGAACCATGGTGCTTATGTGCTCTTGTCAAATATATACGCCGATTCAAAGAAGTGGGATGGAGTTAGTAACGTCCGGCAAATTATGAAGTCTAAAGGTGTTAAGAAGATTCCTGGTTGTAGTGTCATTGAGGTTGATGGTGAGGTTCATGAATTCTTTGTTGGGGACAAATCTCATCCTAGATATAATGAGATTGAGATAATGTTAGGAGAGATCTCTAGGCGGCTGAAATTATTTGGCTATGTGGCGAATACTAATCCCGTGCTCTTTGATAtagaagaggaagagaaagaggaTGCATTGTGTAAACACAGTGAGAAGGTTGCCATTGCTTTTGGTTTGATAAGTTTAAGAGAAGGTGTTCCAATAAGGATTGTGAAGAACCTCAGGGTTTGTTGGGATTGTCATgaagttacaaaaattatttcaaaagttTTCAACAGAGAGATTATTGTTAGAGATAGGAATAGGTTCCATCATTTTAAAGATGGTCAGTGTTCTTGTAGGGGTTATTGGTGA
- the LOC115719486 gene encoding E3 ubiquitin-protein ligase RHF2A, producing the protein MEVPPGMEENVKSEAHLTSAAAFVEGGVQEACDDACSICLEDFCDSDPSTVTGCKHEFHLQCILEWCQRSSQCPMCWQPISLKDATSQELLEGVERERSLRFNPTRNATIFHHPTLGDFELQHLPVGASDSELEERIIQHLAAAAAMGRARHIARREGHRNRSSAQGRPQFLVFSTHPNDSGASTAPTSSSPDQRGEGEPVPAINLALPSANPGEESSQSVASLPFTQAEPVSAAASSSASASGSSDIPQPGFALNNSMPPSQSSPNSQDRAGPSDFQSFSESLKSRFNAVSMRYKESISKSTKGWKDKLFSRNTSMADLGSEVKREVNAGIATVSRMMERLETRDNSRTGDAPVSNNLNNSVSVSDNQPTSDSSGDNSLSDTTVKASGAGGSSSN; encoded by the exons ATGgag GTTCCACCGGGAATGGAAGAGAATGTGAAGTCTGAGGCTCATTTGACTTCAGCAGCGGCTTTTGTGGAGGGTGGAGTACAGGAGGCTTGTGATGATGCTTGCAGTATATGCCTTGAAGATTTCTGTGACAGTGACCCTTCTACA GTTACTGGCTGCAAGCATGAGTTTCATCTCCAATGCATTCTTGAATG GTGTCAAAGAAGCTCACAATGTCCTATGTGCTGGCAACCCATCAGCCTGAAGGATGCCACCAG CCAGGAGTTACTTGAGGGTGTTGAGCGGGAGAGGAGTTTAAGGTTTAATCCAACGAGAAATGCTACAATATTTCATCATCCTACTCTTGGAGATTTTGAGTTGCAACAT TTACCAGTGGGTGCTAGTGATTCTGAGCTAGAAGAGCGAATAATTCAGCACTTAGCTGCTGCTGCTGCAATGGGGCGAGCTCGACACATTGCTAGAAGGGAAGGCCATAGAAATAGGTCATCAGCTCAGGGTCGTCCCCAGTTTCTTGTATTTTCAACTCATCCTAATGATAGTGGAGCATCTACTGCTCCCACTTCTTCCTCTCCAGATCAGAGGGGGGAAGGTGAGCCAGTTCCTGCAATCAACCTAGCTCTTCCTTCTGCAAATCCCGGAGAGGAATCATCACAGTCGGTTGCTTCACTTCCATTTACCCAAGCTGAACCTGTATCTGCTGCAGCTTCATCTTCAGCTTCAGCTTCTGGATCAAGCGACATTCCCCAACCAGGGTTTGCCTTAAATAACAG TATGCCACCAAGTCAGTCATCTCCAAATAGTCAGGATAGAGCTGGACCATCAGATTTTCAATCATTTTCCGAATCTCTGAAGTCTCGATTCAATGCAGTGTCGATGAG ATATAAAGAGTCAATTTCGAAAAGCACAAAGGGTTGGAAAGATAAATTATTCTCGCGCAACACTTCCATGGCAGACCTTGGTTCTGAAGTTAAGAGGGAGGTCAATGCAGGTATTGCAACTGTATCTCGCATGATGGAGCGTCTTGAAACGAGAGATAATAGTAGAACTGGCGATGCACCAGTATCAAACAATTTAAATAATTCAGTTTCAGTATCAGACAACCAGCCGACCTCAGATTCTAGTGGCGACAATTCCTTGAGTGACACTACTGTCAAGGCATCAGGCGCGGGAGGTTCTAGTTCAAATTAA